From Triticum urartu cultivar G1812 chromosome 2, Tu2.1, whole genome shotgun sequence, a single genomic window includes:
- the LOC125535445 gene encoding GSH-induced LITAF domain protein, protein MAATKAAGEEPALGIPYNPAQAQGSYYYPPDPYAAGRVPPNAIYAGAPKGVPLQHTMFRDTPAPFHCQSCGDAAVTSVRSKPSVASVVACMMPFFLGVCFLCPSMDCLWHKQHYCPSCGEMVAEFKKDDPCIVIDPTSWTEPSFAVPA, encoded by the exons ATGGCGGCGACCAAGGCCGCCGGCGAGGAGCCGGCCCTCGGCATCCCGTACAACCCGGCGCAGGCCCAGGGCAGCTACTACTACCCGCCGGACCCCTACGCGGCGGGGCGGGTGCCGCCGAACGCGATCTACGccggcgcgcccaagggggtgcCCCTGCAGCACACCATGTTCCGCGACACGCCCGCCCCCTTCCACTGCCAGTCCTGCGGCGACGCCGCCGTCACCTCCGTCCG GTCGAAGCCGAGCGTCGCATCAGTTGTGGCTTGCATGATGCCATTCTTTCTGGGCGTGTGCTTCCTGTGCCCCTCCATGGACTGCCTCTGGCACAAACAGCACTACTGCCCCAGCTGTGGAGAAATG GTGGCTGAGTTCAAGAAGGACGATCCATGCATCGTCATCGACCCAACCAGCTGGACCGAGCCGAGCTTTGCCGTGCCTGCTTAG